Below is a window of Carassius auratus strain Wakin chromosome 50, ASM336829v1, whole genome shotgun sequence DNA.
AGTGTTTGAGGTGAAATGAATGTTAATAGCACAACGAATAACTGACCTGAAGATGCAGAGCTGCATTTAATATGTCTAACAGCACTGCCATGGACACAAAGAGGAATTTTAGACTGGAAAAACAGTCACAGCTCAATTTAGCCCAGAGCAAATTCTCAGACAAATTCTCAACAAACCATACCGGTGGGCCAAAAAGATCACACAACCACATTTCTCAAGCAAAACACTTTTACAGAAAAAGCATATTAGGTTAATATAGatatatgctttttaaaattcaaattgtATACTTTCTAATGTGACACTTTACCTGCTGGGATGCCAAAGTGAACTTTATACATCTATTACACTTGAAAACTGATCTGATTATGGACaaataagtataaataagtacaaaacataaaaaatgtaaagctaCAAAGAGCATTCAACGGGTAATTTAGCAATAGCATTACAGAAGTGAGGCTTTAAAATCACACtggatgcaattaattgaaaTAGGTGCTCAAAAATGCTGTAGGATCATTTTTGAATGACATTTGGTTTGATATCTAATGCAATGCACTTAATTAATCTGTAAGTGTTTACATAGTAAATCAAGTCCAAGTTTCTCAGCTGCTATACAGTTATAGGACAAGTGTGAAGTGATTTCCCACCGTCCTGTATTTCTCTCCTGTTCATTCTCACATGCTTACACTTCCTGATTATTTAAGACACATGCGTGAAGTACAAAACTGGCTCAGTTCCTGCCAGCTAGCGATGAGAGCCTCATAAAGGAATTCAAGGTCTTGCCCTGAcatgttatttttctttatttcaaacCTAAAAGCAACAAGAATCTCTCCAAAAAATGCTCAACTatgatgtatgtgtgtgactgtgtATTACTGGCAATAAAATCAGACCAACACCCACACAAGCCAAAGAGTTCATGACTACTGTACACGCAGAGCCCGAGGCCTGGAACACCTTTGGTTTTTTTCTTGTATTATTCATTCTCCCCTATTTGCTAAGGCAGGAGGTGTTCTCCATTAAAAGCCAAATTCATATCCCACTGCTTTTGGAGGACCTAAATATTTCTGTAGCCTTTAATTCGGGGAGTCGTCGAGTTCAAGCTGACTTCTGGACATCAGGTCAAGTGTCCTGTCGTCCCATGGTGGATCTGATTAAATCTTTTTGGCTGGGATGTGAATGAATAACTTAAATTAGCCTTCATATTATTGTTTCATACAAACTATATAGTAGCTTAAAATGTTTCCATTCAATCAAATCTTGACAAAATTTAATTCCATCCCACATTATTTGCTAAATATTCTGTTTACACAATGAAAAGTCACATTATAGACATTAGATGCATTAAGAATgccatttaatgttgttttaaagaACTTCCAAAATGTATAACTgtgcaaagtgtttttttttcagtcattttaagaTTCACTGTAAGCCAGAAACAGTTCCTTAAATCGATGTTCTCCTAGATAGCAACAGTTattgatttaatatattaaagatgtaatataacagttatttatttaatattctaaaagtataaactaaaattaaaaccataaaatgttttacctgatataaaataaacattaaatgtaaataaaatcacacacacacataaacattggAGACAACCTTTCTTGTTTTAAGTAGTAAAATACCTAAATctacaactgatttttttttttactagcaacataccaattataatatataataaaaatgacaaaaacacaagtgaattactaaaactttaaataaaaataataataaaatgcaaaaatacatttttaaaaattaactcAATattaactataatagtatctcaatgatgctaaaataactcTGCTTTGAAGTTAAATCAATATCAGTATTaatatgcaatttaaatattGGACTTAAATCAAACATCAATGTTGATTCAACAATAAATCAATGACTGTTGCCATCAAGAACACTGCTCCTAAATCTGCATGTGTCAGCCATCAGCAGTGCAATGTAGGAAACTCTGATTGACTTCTACTGTATAGGAGGCCTTAAAAACACCATTATCCATTGTACACTGAGATCCACTATGTCTGAACATGAACAGTAATCATGTCATAACTGTTATAGGGTGTGAAGATGAAACTGGAGTAATCATATTGGCCTGCTTTCAACACACTCACACGTTAAAAGGTTTGCTTACGGTGGTTATTTGATTAGCTCAAACTTATTCTTCAGCATAATGCTATGTCAACTACGCTAAAaggtttaaaataatgatttaagagCTGTGTAATCACTCatctttaattgaattaaatctaTTCCAAATGATTACCTTTAATCTGGGGTCTGGTTTGTGCCTAGGTCATGTGACCAATCACGCCTTCAGCAAACTGAGTAATAAAGATAAAAAGCATTTCTGTTCTCTTCAGCAATCTACTGACCTCACCACATTGAACACATAACTGCACCTGTTTAACGAACCTGTTTAACAACATTAAAACCTCACATAGATTACAGCTTCTCAGATATCAGGGTTTCATTAAAGGTTCTGTAAGCGTTGTTATAATACCTCACATAAAAGGCTGACAGATTTCACTCAAACAGGCGTCTTAAGAAACTACACCATCTCTATGAAgccttttagccaatcagaagccCTCTCTGCATGTCAATCAACTTGTCTTGCATTTTAAGTTTTTACTATGTGTCTTTGAAAGATGTGATTTTAGAGGTGTCCAAAATTTCATCATGTGTCAGGATGTCCGCAAATGTTAAGTCTGATTACTTTTTAACATCATTATGACATTACACAAAAGGATCCTTATAAAAGTGGAAGTTTGTCTGAGCCACAATCTGATGAGGTTTAATGTCTTGGTCTTGATTGCACTGATTAATGACATTATTTCCCTCACTTCCTGTGATTTCGACTGAGAATGCAGAGGATGCTTCCTGTCAGGAGCAGAGCCAGGAATTTCTCTTTCTTAACTGCCAGTAAATGTCAAAACACATCACATTTCGGCTAAAAAGACTTTCTGAAAGTCAACTTTTGGAgtttttggagatttttttttttttttttcagtttaactttattttaagctataaaagtttattttgatgcttttagttttagttaacaaaaaaaaaaaaaaaccctgcattgGACCCCATTTACTTTTGTCGTATGACCGAAAACAaaccacatttttcatttttcaaaatatctttagagttaaaaaaaagaaagtcagttcttagtgaactctccctttaaacaAAATGAAGTTTACCTTTCTGCAGGTGGATGATGTCTGGAAAGTTGGACAGCAGGCCCTGGTAGAGTGACAGTTTATCCAGCATGTGAAACAGGTCGTATTTAGGTTGCTCTGCAAACATCTCACCGATGTTCTCGTAGGTGCGGCCTGTGTGCGAGATGGCATTACTCAGGGAGTCCGAGTTGTATGGAGGGTCCAGCAGGAACGACTGGCTGATGGACTGGAAGGCATTTCCCAGCCTCTGGAATTCTTTCCGGAAGCCTCCGAGGTGTTTGCGGACCAGCTCTGATGTGACGTGGGTCAGCTGCATCACACTGTCGTCCATCTTTTTGGCGAACACCTTAAAGGAGTCAATGCGCTCCTCCACGTCCTGAAGGTCCTGGTGCTCGTTGGGAATCTGGAAGGTGAGCATGAAGTGCGCTCCGACCATCTCGTCCTTTTCCGCTCGCCTCTTCCCGAGCTTCCACTGTTTGTCATCTGCACACATGAGGAAGTGTTCGAAACCCTCATACTGAGACAACACGGGGTGGCTGGTCATGTGGTCCATCCACAAAATAAGCCTCCTCTTCCTTTTCTCAATAAAGTCTTCCTCGAATCGTCCCGTGGCCTGCTTCTCGGGAAGGTGAGGAATGGAAATCACTGTGAATTTGTGCAGTAGTCTGTTGTAGAGCCAGTCAAAGTGCTTGTAGCGGCGGTACACCGGCCTGCCATTGTGACTGGGGGTGACGCGGTACGAAATGTACGTCTTAATGCCTTTAAACTTCGTCTGTTTGGTGGGGTCTTCAACGGAACAAGTGAAGGGCTGAGGGTTCTCCTTCCACTGAGGCCCCCGGAGGCCCATTTCAATAGAGTAAGACTCTGCGATCTTTGCCATCATGGGAACGTCGCCAAGTATGAAGGCTTCCACACCTGACCGCACGAAGCTGGAGAATCGGTTCAAGTTCCTGCCCACCATGCTGCCCTTTCTATTGCTGGACATGCTGTCCTGGCGCTCCATATACGGCTTGGGCCGGTAGTGAACGTTGGGGTTGGAATATGGATTTTGGGAATGTCCATTGGCGCCAACACCTCTCCGAGGATCTTCATCCTCAACCACCGTCGAGGTTTCATCCCAGTCGTCCCAGTCGTCATCGTCGTCGCTCGGCAGGGTCGTGGAAGGCGCATGGATGTACGATACATCTCTACCAGGAGAGCTTTCAGGTGAGCTGAGGGAATGATCCGTCAGGTTGGACCCGGATCGGTTCCGGATGATGTGAACGTACGAGGCGGGGAACAGGCCTCGTTCTCCTCGGCTGTTCTCACCCTGCAGCCAGCCGTCCACAGAGTTCTCGTCGAAAATCACCAGCTCCTCATTCTCCTGGATGTTGATCTCTTCCTTGTTCTCACTTTGGAAAGTATAGAGGGCTTTGGCTCTCAGGGACATTTTTGTATCTTTTGCaagccaaatgcaaaaaaaaaaaaaaaaaagccacaaaatAAGGTCCTTACCTCATATCAGACTGCAGAGATCAAATCTAACAAAAACATGGCTGTTTGATAACTTAAAAGTTTGCTTATATGTTAATGTTATCATAGTACTTTGACAAAACTAGCAGTTTTGAGGCTGatggtatataaataaatacataaagtattCTTAAAGTTACTGACCACAAAGAAGACAACAGTAATCTTTTATGTTTCACTGGGAATCAAGACTTAGATGTTGGAAGTCAACTGTCAGGTTGTTACTCTCCAACTTCCCTTAATTTATGCCGTTTCATTATTCCACAAAACTTCTCTTCATCCGCAAAAAAATAAACCGATAAATCCACAAATCCCGTCCAGCAGAATCGAGACACCGGCAAACACATCCAGTTCAGTCTCTCATAATAACTATAAAATAGTTTCAAGCATCATGCATgctgcaaatatatttaaaaacataaacaaaaacatctgTTTCGCAAGTCAGGCTGAACTAAATTCCAGATGAAAACATTATCCCAGAATCCCAGACAGAGAAGGGAAATAAACGCATCCTTTGCATTCCGCAAACAAACGAATAAGAAGTAAGTTAGAGCTAAAGCATCTTTATCATCCACACAGCCAGTTCAGATCGCCGTGTGCTCGTATTATCTCCTTCGAGGTGTGATTCAACAGGCCCGTGAAGAGTTTTTCATAAAGTATTTCTTTACTTTGAGCACAAACGCAGTAACTCTTTCCATGACGCGACGATCGACGAACAATGAGAGCAGCGCAGTTCAGCGCGAGGTTCGCGTCGCGTCTGTGGCGCCGCTCGGCGGTCAAATAAACAAGTATCTGATGGAGTGCATTTAGTGTTCTAACcacgaaatatatatatatatatatatatatatatatatatatatatatatatatatatatatatatatatatatatatatatatatatatgacggtGACATTGGGAAAAATAGTTTTGGACGGACATTCAAATGTCATGACTTATAAACAGCACATTAAAATTTGCCCTGTTAATTCCAATAGTGCAATATattgctcgctctctctctctctctctctctctctctctctctctctctctctcaaggaaATGAGTAGAAATTAATTCTTGCCAGATGGCAACTTCGTTCCGTGAAGGGTTAAACAGTGTCGTCAGTTTCTAGTAACCGCAAAACTCATCCACATTACCAGAATAACATTCAGACACATACAAGTCTCAGGATTTGGGGGGTTATTTGCAGTATTTACACAAGAACGGATAATCcattataatt
It encodes the following:
- the LOC113066642 gene encoding sorting nexin-33-like — its product is MSLRAKALYTFQSENKEEINIQENEELVIFDENSVDGWLQGENSRGERGLFPASYVHIIRNRSGSNLTDHSLSSPESSPGRDVSYIHAPSTTLPSDDDDDWDDWDETSTVVEDEDPRRGVGANGHSQNPYSNPNVHYRPKPYMERQDSMSSNRKGSMVGRNLNRFSSFVRSGVEAFILGDVPMMAKIAESYSIEMGLRGPQWKENPQPFTCSVEDPTKQTKFKGIKTYISYRVTPSHNGRPVYRRYKHFDWLYNRLLHKFTVISIPHLPEKQATGRFEEDFIEKRKRRLILWMDHMTSHPVLSQYEGFEHFLMCADDKQWKLGKRRAEKDEMVGAHFMLTFQIPNEHQDLQDVEERIDSFKVFAKKMDDSVMQLTHVTSELVRKHLGGFRKEFQRLGNAFQSISQSFLLDPPYNSDSLSNAISHTGRTYENIGEMFAEQPKYDLFHMLDKLSLYQGLLSNFPDIIHLQKGAFAKVKESQRMSDEGKMDQEEAHGIRKRCRTVGFALQAEMNHFHQRREVDFKEMMQAYLRQQIAFYQRVGQQLERTLRMYDNL